The following proteins come from a genomic window of Aspergillus luchuensis IFO 4308 DNA, chromosome 3, nearly complete sequence:
- a CDS encoding uncharacterized protein (COG:S;~EggNog:ENOG410QDN7;~InterPro:IPR000477,IPR036397,IPR012337,IPR005135, IPR002156,IPR036691,IPR043502;~PFAM:PF00078,PF14529,PF00075;~TransMembrane:1 (o1011-1030i);~go_function: GO:0003676 - nucleic acid binding [Evidence IEA];~go_function: GO:0004523 - RNA-DNA hybrid ribonuclease activity [Evidence IEA]) — MTATLRILQLNIMKSRAGMEALINDHQSQNLDLLLIQEPPKTAYHTHVNHSAWRLYRPTHPEIPRFRSLLYVNRRISTSSHRQIHCNHPDVVGIKIWTSELQYLVFSIYIPPIAMHEPFEASSAQEILEEIQKIIQEHTEQNSRTTKLILAGDFNRHHPAWSHRAVHHRFAQHAEELINFFQAHELQWCLAKGDITYWSLNQPGKTSVLDLTLTNDVTRLIKCQLYHDHYGSDHRGTYSEWNLQAEQTRKPKPKRAYDRADWARVAQDILRQIDPPVNIQSAQDLDYAVNNLIQTTVAALDRHVPVQAPCPYSKRWFTTDLKAQQIEVNQIRRRWQNRCALLGPNHPMTKILFEEMRQKRREWTRAIEKAKGRHWKEFLDKAGEGHLWKAATYTRPRDTYMSIPTLRVGTEEVTDNQGKAEAFLQAFFPMMAEPEPEELVNPAEELPWEPITEQEIYRSLRVAKGTTAPGRDGIPTLVWKHLWTYLKDIITMIFTKSVDLGHHPRQWRQARIVVLRKPGKPDYSAPGAYRPISLLNTLGKVLEAVMARRLSYWAEKHGLLPDTQYGGRPGRSTEQALLVLANAIDRAWAQSRIVTLIAFDLKGAFNGVYQSSLDVQLRAKGIPSKARQWISSFMEDRQASITFDDFETDDLPLGNAGLAQGSPLSPILFGFYNSDLVNQPVNSNGGASAFIDDYFRWRISSSAEENIKKIQEEDIPRIEQWARQTGASFAAEKTELIHLTRRKTAHRIGQIRMNGQVIQPADTAKLLGVIFDKELRWKEHVQRAVQRASKVNIALSGLRHLRPEQMRQLYQACVLPVLDYASTVWHKPLRDKIHLRLLETVQRTALIRILSAFRTVSTAALEVEAHMLPTHLRLKQRAQIVIARFSTLPEDHPVHDVISRARVRSTQVGNRARFPLAETLRTMNLTRLQALERIDPRPLAPWRAQSFTDIEIEPDREKAQTNALARAATPNITVFSDASGKENQLGAAAVALDHNQRIVGSRQVSIGSMEFWSVYAAELMAIYYAIGLVFQLAQKNQRSRATDAEPATILSDSMSALQVIKNSWNKSGQRIIQAIHQSAGELRARGIPLRLQWVPGHCGNPGNEAADRLAKATVGGEKRHPFRHLLSREKRYIRRNISDEWHQEWRASRNGGHLRRIDRALPANRTRRLYGSLPRNRAYLLTQLRTGHSWLATHGKQRGLRDDEKCECGATETVVHVLIDCPRLSGLRQALRRKIGGAFNNISDMLGGAGQGREGRFQDGPQDSSVLGAVLDFAEASQRFRSRAPRGRQNTTPGTGHHRP; from the coding sequence ATGACGGCAACCCTTCGCATCTTACagttgaacatcatgaaatcgagggcagggatggaagccctcatcaacgaccatcaaagccaaaacCTGGACCTACTTCTGATTCAGGAACCGCCAAAGACAGCATACCACACCCATGTTAACCACAGTGCTTGGCGACTCTACCGACCGACACACCCGGAAATACCGCGgttccgcagcctcctctatGTCAACCGGAGgatctccacatcatcacaccGCCAGATCCACTGCAATCACCCAGACGTGGTAGGCATCAAAATCTGGACTTCAGAACTACAGTACCTGGTATTCTCAATCTACATCCCGCCAATAGCGATGCATGAGCCGTtcgaagccagcagcgcccaggagatactggaggaaatccagaaaattaTCCAAGAACATACAGAGCAGAATAGCCGTACGACAAAACTTATCTTAGCAGGCGACTTTAACCGTCACCACCCTGCATGGAGCCATCGCGCGGTCCATCACCGCTTCGCACAACATGCGGAGGaactgatcaacttctttcaagccCACGAGCTACAGTGGTGCCTGGCTAAAGGCGACATAACATACTGGTCCCTTAATCAACCGGGAAAGACATCAGTTCTCGACCTCACGCTTACCAACGATGTAACACGCTTGATCAAATGCCAACTCTACCACGACCACTATGGGTCAGACCACCGAGGAACATATTCGGAATGGAATCTCCAGGCAGAGCAAACTAGAAAGCCCAAACCGAAAAGGGCGTATGACCGAGCTGACTGGGCCCGAGTAGCTCAAGATATACTAAGACAGATCGACCCACCTGTGAATATTCAGTCGGCCCAGGATCTAGACTACGCGGTCAACAACCTAATCCAGACCACAGTAGCTGCCCTAGACCGACATGTGCCGGTGCAGGCCCCGTGCCCATACTCGAAGCGCTGGTTCACTACGGATCTCAAGGCCCAGCAGATTGAGGTTAACCAGATCCGGCGACGGTGGCAAAACAGATGCGCCCTGCTAGGGCCTAACCACCCAATGACGAAGATACTTTTCGAAGAAATGCGGCAGAAAAGACGAGAGTGGACCAGAGCaattgagaaagcaaaaggtAGACACTGGAAGGAATTTCTTGACAAAGCCGGCGAAGGCCATCTGTGGAAAGCAGCTACTTACACGCGGCCCCGGGATACCTACATGagcatccccaccctcaGAGTAGGCACTGAAGAGGTGACAGATAAccaagggaaagcagaggcattcctgcaagccttcttccccatgatGGCTGAACCCGAGCCAGAGGAACTGGTGAACCCCGCGGAGGAGCTACCATGGGAACCGATTACTGAACAAGAGATCTACCGGTCGCTCAGAGTGGCCAAGGGGACTACAGCCCCTGGTAGAGATGGGATCCCCACGCTTGTCTGGAAACACTTGTGGACCTAccttaaagatattatcacCATGATCTTCACGAAATCAGTGGACCTGGGCCATCACCCCAGACAATGGAGGCAGGCGCGGATTGTCGTGCTGCGGAAACCAGGCAAACCCGATTATTCAGCCCCGGGGGCATACCGACCGATCTCACTGCTCAATACCCTAGGGAAGGTCCTGGAGGCAGTCATGGCGCGCAGGCTGTCGTACTGGGCAGAGAaacatggacttcttccagatacacAGTATGGAGGCAGGCCAGGACGGAGTACAGAGCAAGCCCTGCTTGTCCTTGCCAATGCGATAGACCGAGCATGGGCACAGTCCAGAATAGTCACACTTATTGCGTTTGACCTGAAAGGCGCGTTCAACGGAGTGTACCAGTCTAGCCTGGACGTTCAACTACGGGCCAAAGGCATTCCGTCAAAGGCCCGACAATggatcagcagcttcatggaggaCCGACAAGCTAGTATCACattcgatgactttgaaacAGACGACCTTCCCCTAGGAAATGCAGGCCTGGCCCAAGGATCCCCACTCTCGCCAATCCTCTTTGGATTCTATAATTCAGATCTAGTTAATCAACCGGTCAACAGTAATGGTGGAGCATCAGCCTTCATCGATGACTACTTCCGCTGGCGGATCAGCTCGTCAGCGgaagagaatatcaagaaaatccaagaagaggaCATTCCGCGGATTGAACAATGGGCGCGTCAAACAGGCGCGTCATTTGCCGCTGAAAAAACCGAGCTGATTCACTTGACCCGACGCAAAACGGCACACAGAATCGGACAGATCCGGATGAACGGCCAGGTTATTCAACCAGCCGACACTGCCAAGCTTCTAGGAGTCATCTTTGACAAGGAGCTGCGGTGGAAAGAGCACGTACAGAGAGCAGTTcaacgagcaagcaaggtaaACATAGCCCTGAGTGGGCTACGGCACCTTCGGCCGGAACAGATGCGCCAGCTCTACCAGGCCTGCGTGCTACCAGTGCTGGATTACGCATCCACAGTCTGGCATAAACCACTCCGAGACAAGATCCATCTGAGGCTTCTTGAGACAGTTCAACGGACCGCCCTCATCCGGATCCTGTCGGCCTTCCGGACAGTATCCACGGCAGCTCTCGAAGTCGAAGCCCACATGCTGCCTACCCACCTGCGACTCAAGCAACGGGCACAGATAGTGATAGCCCGCTTCAGCACCTTACCGGAAGACCACCCAGTCCATGATGTCATCAGCCGGGCAAGAGTACGCAGCACCCAGGTCGGCAATAGGGCGCGCTTTCCCCTGGCAGAAACCCTACGAACAATGAACCTCACGCGGctgcaagccctggaaagaattgacCCCAGACCACTAGCACCTTGGCGAGCCCAATCTTTCACCGATATTGAAATTGAGCCGGATCGGGAGAAAGCACAGACCAATGCTCTAGCAAGAGCGGCCACACCCAACATTACAGTCTTTTCGGATGCCTCGGGCAAAGAGAATCAGCTAGGAGCCGCGGCGGTGGCTctcgaccacaaccagcgGATCGTAGGGTCTCgacaagtcagcattggttCGATGGAGTTCTGGTCCGTCTACGCAGCTGAGCTAATGGCGATCTACTACGCGATCGGGCTGGTTTTTCAGCTCgcgcagaagaaccagagatccagagcaacaGACGCAGAACCAGCGACAATCCTTAGTGACAGCATGTCGGCCCTGCAGGTTATCAAAAACTCCTGGAACAAATCAGGCCAGCGTATCATTCAGGCGATTCACCAGTCGGCCGGGGAGCTCAGGGCGCGAGGGATCCCACTGCGACTACAATGGGTTCCGGGTCACTGCGGCAACCCTGGAAACGAAGCAGCAGACCGCctagccaaagccacggtAGGGGGTGAAAAGAGACACCCCTTTAGACATCTTCTGTCACGAGAGAAAAGGTACATCCGCAGGAATATTAGCGACGAATGGCACCAAGAATGGAGGGCCTCTCGAAACGGAGGACATCTCCGCCGCATTGATCGGGCCCTACCGGCCAACCGGACCCGCCGGCTCTACGGCTCGCTCCCCCGAAACCGagcctacttactcacccAACTCCGGACCGGCCACTCATGGCTGGCGACACACGGAAAACAGCGCGGGCTCCGAGACGATGAgaaatgtgaatgtggggCAACGGAAACCGTGGTCCACGTGTTAATCGATTGCCCGCGGCTTAGTGGGCTACGCCAAGCCCTCCGACGGAAGATTGGAGGGGCATTCaacaatatttcagatatgctgggaggagcaggacaaggtagGGAGGGTAGGTTCCAAGATGGTCCGCAAGACAGTAGCGTCCTCGGGGCGGTcctggactttgcggaggcatcgcagagattccgaagtcgcgcgccacgagggcggcaaaacacaaccccaggcactggccaccacaggccttga